The genomic interval GCCCGATCGATGAGCGGTGGATGGCGGCCTGCCGCGGCCGCCGCGGGTGAAGCGGGCGCGAAAACGGCCGGTCGTCACGGAAAACGGTTGCTCCGCCACCGGCTCGCCGCCCATGATGCCGCCGGTCCCTCCCGCGGCATCGAAGATGCAGGGAGCCGGGCCGCCCCTCTCTCCCCTCAAGGCGGCAGCGTATCAGCCCGATGACCGACCCCGTGCAGGCCGGAACCCAGATCGCCGCGGAAGCCGGCGCGCATGCGGGCGGCTACCGGGAGGCGATCCTCTTTCTTGTCACCGCCGGCATCGTCGTGCCGCTGTTCCACCGCCTGCGGGTCAGTCCCGTGCTCGGCTTCATCGGCGCGGGCGCGCTGCTCGGGCCGTTCGGCCTCGGGCGCTTCGCCGACGCGCATCCCTGGCTCGCGCCCTTCACCATCGGCAACCGCGCGGAGATCGCGCATCTGGCCGAGTTCGGCGTCATCTTCCTGATGTTCATGATCGGAATCGAGCTGTCCTGGGAGCGCCTGCGGGTGCTGCGCCGGCTCGTCTTCGGCCTCGGCGCGATCCAGGTGATCGCCTCCGCCGCGGTGATCGCTGGCATCCTCGTCGCCCTGGATCAGCCGGTGGCCGGGGCGGTGCTGGTGGGACTGGCGCTCGCCTTGTCCTCCACCGCCGTGGTGCTGCCGGTGCTCGCCGAGCAGAAGCGGCTCGGCACGCCGGCCGGACGCACCAGTTTCGCGATCCTGCTGTTTCAGGATCTGGCGGTCGCCCCGATCCTGTTCGCCATCGCCGTGCTCGGCCGCAAGGATGGCGGCGACCTCGGGGCCGCACTCGCCCTGGCGCTCGGACAGGCAGCGATCGCCCTCGCCGTGATCGTCGTGGCCGGCCGGGTCGCGCTGCGCCCGCTCTTCCATCTCGTCGCGCGCACGCGCTCGCCCGAATTGTTCATGGCGGCCTGCCTGCTCGTCATCGTGGCGACCGCCCTGGTCGCGGCGGGCAGCGGCCTGTCGATGACGCTCGGCGCTTTCGTCGCCGGCCTGCTGCTCGCCGAAACCGAGTATCGCCGCGCCATCGAGGCGACCATCGATCCGTTCAAGGGGCTCCTGCTCGGGGTGTTCTTCGTCTCGGTCGGCATGAATCTCGATCCGGCCCAGCTCATCTCGGCGCCGGGCGCGATCCTCGGCCTGTCGGTCGGGCTCCTCGTCATCAAGGGCGCCGTGGTGCTCGTCGGCGCTCGCATCATGAAGCTGTCCCGTTCGGTCGCCCTGGAGGCGGCCCTGCTGATCGGCCCCGGCGGCGAGTTCGCCTTCGTGCTGATCGGCGGCGCGATGGCGACGGGGCTCGTACCGGAGCCGGTGGGCGGCGCCGCCCTCATCGTCACCACCGTCACCATGATCGCGATTCCCGGCCTCGCGGCGCTCGGCCGCCGCATCGGCGGCCGCGCTTCGAAGCAGCAGGTCGGTCCGGCGCAGGCCGAGCCGGTGCCGGAGCCGGAGCAGAATCGGGTGATCATCGCGGGCTATGGCCGGGTCGGGCGGCTCGTCGGCGAGATGCTCAAGCGCCACGCGATTTCCCACATCGCCGTCGATTCGGACCCCGCCCGCGTCGCCGAACAGCGCCGGCTCGGCAGCCCGGTCTATTTCGGTGATTCGGCCAACACGGAGATGCTGCGCCGCTGCGACATCGCCACAGCCCGCGCGCTGGTGGTGACCCTCGACAATCCGCGTGCCGTGGAGGCCGTAGTGCAGGCCGCCCGCGCCGAGCGGCCGGACCTTACCATCGTCGCCCGCGCCCGCGACGCGCGCCATGCCACGCAGCTCTACGAGATGGGCGTCGACGACGCGGTGCCCGAAACGATCGAGGCCTCGCTCCAGCTCTCGGAGGCCGTGCTGGTCGATGTCGGCGTGCCGATGGGCAACGTCATCGCCTCGATCCACGAGCGGCGCGACGAGTTCCGCACCATGCTCAAGCGCAGGGAAGCGGAAGCGCGGCCCGTCTTCCGTGCCCGCCGCACGGTCGGCAAGGGACGCGAAACGCCGTCCGAAACCAAGGCTGCCGAACCGGCCCCGAGCCCGCGGCCGGTCGGCAAGAGCGCCTGAGTGGAAGAGCGCCTGAGCGGGCTCGGGCCCGCCCTCAGGCGTCCGGCAGCGCGGCGACCAGGGTCCGAAAACGGTCGCCGCGGACCTCGAAATTCGGGAACTGGTCGTAGGAGGCGCAGGCCGGCGACAGCAGCACGACGGGCGCCTCGGTGCCGGATGCGCGGGCGGCCCGCGCCGCCGCCTCGGTCGCGGCCTCCAGCGTGCCGCAGCGGGTGACGGCGACGCGTCCCTCCAGCGTCGCGGCGAAGGCCTCGCTCGATGCGCCGATCAGGTAGGCATGGGCCACGCGGTCGAACAGCGGCGCGAGCGGCTCGATGCCGCCCTCCTTCGCCTTGCCGCCGACGATCCAGTGGATGTCGCGGAAGGCCAGCAGCGCCTTCTCGGTCGAATCGGCGTTGGTCGCCTTGGAATCGTTGACGAACAGCGTCCGGCCGATGCGGCGCAGCGGCTCCATCCGGTGAGCGAGGCCGGGAAAGCTCTTGAGCCCCGCCGCGATCTCCGTGCTGCTGAGGCCGAGCCGGATCGCGGCGGCGACCGCCGCGGCGGCGTTCTGGAGGTTGTGGTCGCCGAGCAGGGCCTGGATGCCGGAGACCTCCGCGATCACGGCGCCGTCAGGCCCGCGCACCGTACTTTTGGCGCCGACATAGTCGCCCGCCGCGTCGCCGTGCCCCTCGACATGGAGGCGAATGCGCTCGCCCGTGCGACGCTCGGCGATCGCTGCGCAGTAGGGGTCATCGACGCCGATCACCGCGAGGTCCGCGCCCGCCACCAGCCGCTCCTTGATCGCGGCGTAGTTCTCCATGGTGCCGTGACGGTCGAGATGGTCCGGCGTCAGGTTGAGCAGGATGCCGACGCCGGGCTTGAGCGAGGGCGTCAGGTCGATCTGGAACGAGGACAGTTCGACCACGTGAACGCGGTTTGCTGCGGGCGGCTCCAGCGACAGGATCGCGGTGCCGATGTTGCCGCCCATCTGCACGTCGCGCCCGGCATGGCGCAGCAGGTGGGCGGTGAGCGCCGTGGTGGTGGATTTGCCGTTGGTGCCGGTGATGGCCACGAAGGCTGCGTCGGGCGCCAGGGCCGCACGCTCGCGGCAGAAAATCTCGATGTCGCCGATGATCGGGATGCCGGCCTGCCGCGCGAGCCCCACCGTCCAGTGCGGCTCGGGATGCGTCAGCGGCACGCCGGGCGCCAGCACCAGGGCTTCGAAGCCCGACCAATCGGCTTCGTTGAGATCGGTGACGGTGATGCCCTGCTCGCGGGCGCGGTCGCGGCTGCCCGCGTTGTCGTCCCAGGCCAGCACGTCGGCGCCGCCGGCCAGCAGCGAACGGACGGTGACGAGCCCGGACCCGCCGAGGCCGAACAGGGCGAGCTTCCGGCCGGCGAAGGTGGTGGCTGGCGTCATGGTTTGTTGTCTCTCGTCCCGGCTCAGCGCAGCTTCAGCGTGGCGAGCCCGACCAGCGCCAGGATGACGGCGATGATCCAGAAGCGGATCACGACCTGCGGCTCCTTCCAGCCCTTCTGCTCGAAGTGGTGGTGGATCGGCGCCATGCGGAAGACGCGTTTGCCCGTGAGCTTGAACGAGACGACCTGGATGATCACCGACATGATCTCCAGCACGAACAGGCCGCCGACGATGGCAAGCACGATCTCGTGCTTGGCTGCCACGGCGATGGTGCCGAGCAGGCCGCCGAGCGCGAGCGAGCCGGTATCACCCATGAAGATCTGCGCGGGCGGCGCGTTGAACCACAGGAAGCCGAGCCCTGCCCCGATCACCGCGCCGCAGACCACGGCGAGTTCGCCGGTGTCGCGCACGTAGTTCACCTGCAGGTAGCCGGCATAGATGACGTTGCCGACGAGGTAGGCGATCACGCCGAAGGTGGCGCAGGCGATCATGACGGGGACGATGGCGAGCCCATCGAGCCCGTCGGTGATGTTGACCGCGTTGCCCGCCCCCACGATCACGAAGGCGGCGAACGGCACCCAGAACCAGCCGAGGTTCAGCAGCGTGTCCTTGAGGACGGGGAAGGCGAGCTGGTTCTGCAGTCCGGCGGGCGAGTAGAGCGAGATCATCAGGCAGGCTGCGCCCGCGATCGCGAATTCGAGAGCCAAGCGGAAGCGGCCCGAGAAGCCCTTGTGCGATTGCTTCGTGACCTTGAGGTAGTCGTCGTAGAAGCCGATCGCGCCGAAGCCGAGGGTCACCGCGAGCGTCACCCAGACGTAGTGGTTGTGCGGGTTGGTCCAGAGCAGGATCGAGACCACGGCGCCGGCCAGAATCATCAGGCCGCCCATGGTCGGCGTGCCGCGCTTGGTCAGGTGGCTGGCCGGACCGTCCTCGCGGATCGGCTGGCCCTTGCCCTGGCGCAGGCGCAGCAGCGAGATGATCCAGGGCCCGAACCAGAACACGAAGAAGCCCGCCGTGAACAGCGCGCCGCCGGTGCGGAAGGTGATGTAGCGGAACACGTTGAGAGGCGTGAGCGTGCCGCTCAGTTCCGACAGCAGATAGAGCATGCGTTCGTCCGCCCGCGGCAGGTTCTTTGTCGACACGCCCGGCACGGCGTTGCGCGCGGCCGGATGGAACGGCCGGGCGCGAGGGCCCGGCCGATGGAGTGAAGCTTAGCGAACCGCGTTCAGCGAGGCTTCGCGCGGGTCCGGCGCGACCGCGTAGCGGGCTTTGACCGCTTCGACAATGCGGACCATGCGCATGGAGTTGGAGCCCTTGACCATTACGGCATCGCCCGGCCGCAGGGTCGCGAGGACGGCGTCGGTGACGTCCTCGGCGGCCGGCGCGGCCGTCCCCCGCACCGGTATCGGCAGCGCCTCGAACAGGTGCGCCATCAGGGGGCCGACGGCGAAGACGAGGTCGATGCCGTTCGCGGCAACCGAATCCGCCAGTTCGCGGTGCAGCGCTTCCCCGGTCGCGCCAAGCTCCTTCATGTCGCCGAGCACGGCGATGCGCCGGCCCTTGGCACCGGTGTCGATGCCGGCGAGCGTCGCCAGCGCCGCGCGGATCGAGGCGGGATTGGCATTGTAGCTCTCATCGACGAGGAAGGCCTCGCCGTCCCCGATCCGAAGCGCGGTGCGCTCGCCGCGCCCGACCGGCGGCTTGAGGCTCGCCAGCGAAAGGGCGGCGCGGGCGAGGTCGGCGCCGAGCGCGTGGATGCAGGCCAGCACGCCGAGCGAGTTCATCGCGACGTGCCGGCCCGGCGTGCCGAGCTGGTAGGTCAGGGGCACGCCCATCACGCTGGCATCGACCACCGAGACGTCGGGGCGGGTGAGGATGCGGTGGGCGCGCACATCCGCCGCCGCATGCTCGCCGAAGGTGATGACGCGCCCCGCCCGGGAGGCGTGCGCGTGGGCGAGCAGGCGCTCGTAGTTCGGGTTGTCGCGGTTGATCACCGCGACGCCGCCGGGCTTGAGTCCTGAGAAGATCTCGCCCTTGGCGTCGGCGATGGCCGAGAGCGAGCGGAAATGCTCGATATGCACCGGCTCGACCGTGGTAATCAGCGCCACGTCCGGCCGCACCATCGCGGTCAGCGGCAGGATCTCGGCGCCGTGGTTCATGCCGATCTCGAACACGCCGAAGCGGGTGGCCTCCGGCATCCGCGTCAGCGTCAGCGGCACGCCCCAATGGTTGTTGTAGGAGGCGACCGAGGCGTGCGTGGCGCCTTGCGCCGAGAGCACGTGGCGCAGGGCTTCCTTGGTACCGGTCTTGCCGACGGAGCCGGTCACCGCAACGATCGCTGCCCCGGTGCGGGCGCGCGCGGCCAGACCAAGGCGACGCATCGCGTCCAGAACCGGATCGTCGCCCTCACCCGGCACGGCGAGAACGGGACCGGCATCCTCGAATTCGCTGGCGCGCGACGCGGAGACCACGGCGGCGCCCGCCCCTTTCCCGAGGGCGGCCGGCACGAAGTCGTGCCCGTCGCGCGCCTCGCCGCGGATGGCGAAGAACAGGTCGCCGGGTTCCAGGCTGCGGGTGTCGATCGAGGCGCCGGTGACGGCACGCGGCGCGCCGATCAGGCGCCCGCCGGTGGCCGCCTCCAGGGCGGCAGGGGTCCAGAGGGGGGCGTCGGTCATCCGTTCAACTCCGCGATCGCGGCGCGCAGGGTGTCGTGATCCGAGAACGGGAGCACGCGTGGCCCGACGATCTGGCCGGTTTCATGTCCTTTGCCGGCAACCACCAGCACGTCGCCGGCTCGCAGGTCCCGCACGCCCGCGCGGATCGCCTCGGCCCGGTCGCCGATCTCCTCCGCGCCCGGCGCTGCGGCGAGGATGGCGGCGCGGATCGCCGCGGGCTCCTCGTTGCGGGGGTTGTCGTCGGTGACGATGACCCGGTCGGCGAGGCGCGCGGCGATCGCGCCCATGATCGGCCGCTTGCCGGCGTCGCGGTTGCCACCGCAGCCGAACACGACGACGAGGCGCCCGCTGGCGAAGGGGCGGAGCGCGGTCAGCACATGCTCCAGGGCTTCCGGCTTGTGGGCGTAATCGACGAGGCAGAGCCCGCCCTTCGCCTCGCCGATCCGCTCCATGCGGCCCGGCACGCCGGTCAGCCCTTCGAGCGCGGCGAAGACGCCGGCCGGATCGGCCTGCCCCGCTGGCGTCGCCAGGGCGAGGCCCGCCGCGACCAGGGCGTTCTCGACCTGGAAGCCGCCGACCAGCGGCAGGCGCACGCGATAGTCCTTGCCGTCGTGGGCGAGCGTCAGGCTCTGCGCAAAACCCTCCGTTCCGGCCTCGACGAGGCGGATGAAGTCGCCGCCGCGCCCCGTGGTGCGGATGACGTGGCCGGCGGCGTCGGCCACGCCGATGACGCGCTCGGCATAGGCGCCATCCGCATTGACGACGACCGGACGGCCCTTCGGCAGCAGCGTCGTGAACAGGCGGAGCTTGGCATCGAGATAGTCCTCGATGGTGGGGTGATAATCGAGGTGGTCGCGGCCGAGATTGGTGAAGGCGGCGGCCGTCAGTTCCACCCCGTCGAGGCGGCGCTGCTCGATGCCGTGGGAAGAAGCCTCCATGGCCAGATCGGTGATGCCCTCCTTCGCCAGGCGCGCCAGGGTCTCGTGCAGCGTGACGGGGTCGGGCGTCGTCAGCGAGCCGTATTCCGCCCCCCGGTTGGTGACGATGCCGACGGTGCCGAGGCTTGCCGCTTCCCGCCCGAGGCGTGACAGGATCTGCCGCACGAAGTCGGCGACCGAGCTTTTGCCGCTGGTGCCGGTGACCGCGACCACCGTCTCGGGCTGACGACCGGAGAGGCGGGCGGCGGCGAGGGCCAGCGCCCGGCGGGCATCCGCGACTTCGATCCAGGCGGTCGCCTCGGGCAGGTCTGCCGGGCGCGTCCCCTCCCCGGCCACGGCGACCGCGCCGGCCGCTGCGGCGGCGGCGGCAAAGCGGCGTCCGTCGGCGGCGGTGCCGGGCACCGCCACGAACACGCCGTCGGGTACGACCTTGCGGCTGTCGGCGGTGAGGCCGGCGACGGGACGGCCGGCGATGGCCGCGTCCGCCTCCGGGAACAGCGCCCCGAGAGTCCGGTCGTCAGGCGTCGGCTGGCTCATCGGCAAAACAATCCTCGGAAGCGTCCGTGCGGGTCAGGCCGACCGGGTACAGGCTGCCGTCACTGCCCGTCCACCATGGTCGCATGGTAGGCGCCGAGCTTTACCATCAGCGGGAACGGCTTCACCGGCGGATCGAAGCGCGGTGCCAGCCCGAGGATCGGCGCGGCCCGCTCGATGATCTTGCCCGTCACCGTGCCGGAATTGTAGGCGGCCGTGGCGTAGCCGCCGGTCTCGGGCAGGCCCTGCGGCTCGTCCATGATCGTCAGGAACAGGTATTTCGGCTTGTCCATGGGGGCCGCCGCCATGAACGTCGTGAACAGGCGGTTCTTGGCGTAGCGCCCGTTGATGACCTTCTCCGCCGTGCCGGTCTTGCCGCCGACGTAGTAGAGCGGGATCGACGCCTTCTTGGCCGAGCCCTCGACGGCGTTGAGGCGCATGATGAAGCGCATCGCCTCGCTGGCCTCCGGCTTCATCACGTGGCTGGCCTTGCCCCGCGCGGTCGGCTCGTCGGTCTTCAGGAAGGTCGGCGTCATCAGGTCGCCGCCGTTGATGATCGCGGCCACCGCCGCCGCCGCCTGGATCGGCGCCACCGCGATGCCGTGGCCGAAGGCGATGGTGATGGTGTTGATCTCGGCCCAGCGCGGCGGAAGGATCGGCGCGGCCGATTCCGGCAGCTCGGTCCGCATCCGGTCGAGCAGGCCCATCTTCTTGAGGAAGGCGCGGTGGCCGGGCACGCCGACGCCCAGCGCCATCTTGGCCGAGCCGATGTTGGAAGAGTGGGTGAACACCTCCGGCATCGTCAGCACGCGCCCGGTGGCGTGGTAGTCGTGAATCTTCTGACGGCCCCAGTGCAGCACGCCGCCGCGGGTGTCGAAGGTGGAGTTGACGTTGTACTTGCCGGAATCCAGCGCCATGGCGAGCGTCATCGCCTTGAAGGTCGAGCCCATCTCGTAGACGCCGACATTCATCCGGTTGATGCGGTCGTCCGAGAGCGCGTCCTTCGGCTCGTTCGGGTCGAAATCCGGATAGGAGGCGAGCGCGACGACCTCGCCGGTGGTCACGTCGAGGATCATCGAGGCGCCGGCCTTGGCCTTGAACTTCTCCACGCCCTTCACGAGCTCGTCGCGCAGGGCGAACTGGGCGCGCAGGTCGAGGGAGAGCTGGATCGGCGAGAGGTCGGTCTGCTTGGCGACGAGGCCGAACTCGTTGAGCGCCTTGTTGCCGCGGTTGTCGATGTACTTTTCGATGCCGGCGATGCCGATATTGTCTAGGTTCGTCGCGCCGATGACATGCGCGGCCGCGACCCCGTTCGGGTAGACGCGC from Methylobacterium sp. AMS5 carries:
- a CDS encoding cation:proton antiporter, whose product is MTDPVQAGTQIAAEAGAHAGGYREAILFLVTAGIVVPLFHRLRVSPVLGFIGAGALLGPFGLGRFADAHPWLAPFTIGNRAEIAHLAEFGVIFLMFMIGIELSWERLRVLRRLVFGLGAIQVIASAAVIAGILVALDQPVAGAVLVGLALALSSTAVVLPVLAEQKRLGTPAGRTSFAILLFQDLAVAPILFAIAVLGRKDGGDLGAALALALGQAAIALAVIVVAGRVALRPLFHLVARTRSPELFMAACLLVIVATALVAAGSGLSMTLGAFVAGLLLAETEYRRAIEATIDPFKGLLLGVFFVSVGMNLDPAQLISAPGAILGLSVGLLVIKGAVVLVGARIMKLSRSVALEAALLIGPGGEFAFVLIGGAMATGLVPEPVGGAALIVTTVTMIAIPGLAALGRRIGGRASKQQVGPAQAEPVPEPEQNRVIIAGYGRVGRLVGEMLKRHAISHIAVDSDPARVAEQRRLGSPVYFGDSANTEMLRRCDIATARALVVTLDNPRAVEAVVQAARAERPDLTIVARARDARHATQLYEMGVDDAVPETIEASLQLSEAVLVDVGVPMGNVIASIHERRDEFRTMLKRREAEARPVFRARRTVGKGRETPSETKAAEPAPSPRPVGKSA
- the murD gene encoding UDP-N-acetylmuramoyl-L-alanine--D-glutamate ligase, which codes for MTPATTFAGRKLALFGLGGSGLVTVRSLLAGGADVLAWDDNAGSRDRAREQGITVTDLNEADWSGFEALVLAPGVPLTHPEPHWTVGLARQAGIPIIGDIEIFCRERAALAPDAAFVAITGTNGKSTTTALTAHLLRHAGRDVQMGGNIGTAILSLEPPAANRVHVVELSSFQIDLTPSLKPGVGILLNLTPDHLDRHGTMENYAAIKERLVAGADLAVIGVDDPYCAAIAERRTGERIRLHVEGHGDAAGDYVGAKSTVRGPDGAVIAEVSGIQALLGDHNLQNAAAAVAAAIRLGLSSTEIAAGLKSFPGLAHRMEPLRRIGRTLFVNDSKATNADSTEKALLAFRDIHWIVGGKAKEGGIEPLAPLFDRVAHAYLIGASSEAFAATLEGRVAVTRCGTLEAATEAAARAARASGTEAPVVLLSPACASYDQFPNFEVRGDRFRTLVAALPDA
- the mraY gene encoding phospho-N-acetylmuramoyl-pentapeptide-transferase, with translation MLYLLSELSGTLTPLNVFRYITFRTGGALFTAGFFVFWFGPWIISLLRLRQGKGQPIREDGPASHLTKRGTPTMGGLMILAGAVVSILLWTNPHNHYVWVTLAVTLGFGAIGFYDDYLKVTKQSHKGFSGRFRLALEFAIAGAACLMISLYSPAGLQNQLAFPVLKDTLLNLGWFWVPFAAFVIVGAGNAVNITDGLDGLAIVPVMIACATFGVIAYLVGNVIYAGYLQVNYVRDTGELAVVCGAVIGAGLGFLWFNAPPAQIFMGDTGSLALGGLLGTIAVAAKHEIVLAIVGGLFVLEIMSVIIQVVSFKLTGKRVFRMAPIHHHFEQKGWKEPQVVIRFWIIAVILALVGLATLKLR
- a CDS encoding UDP-N-acetylmuramoylalanyl-D-glutamyl-2,6-diaminopimelate--D-alanyl-D-alanine ligase; amino-acid sequence: MTDAPLWTPAALEAATGGRLIGAPRAVTGASIDTRSLEPGDLFFAIRGEARDGHDFVPAALGKGAGAAVVSASRASEFEDAGPVLAVPGEGDDPVLDAMRRLGLAARARTGAAIVAVTGSVGKTGTKEALRHVLSAQGATHASVASYNNHWGVPLTLTRMPEATRFGVFEIGMNHGAEILPLTAMVRPDVALITTVEPVHIEHFRSLSAIADAKGEIFSGLKPGGVAVINRDNPNYERLLAHAHASRAGRVITFGEHAAADVRAHRILTRPDVSVVDASVMGVPLTYQLGTPGRHVAMNSLGVLACIHALGADLARAALSLASLKPPVGRGERTALRIGDGEAFLVDESYNANPASIRAALATLAGIDTGAKGRRIAVLGDMKELGATGEALHRELADSVAANGIDLVFAVGPLMAHLFEALPIPVRGTAAPAAEDVTDAVLATLRPGDAVMVKGSNSMRMVRIVEAVKARYAVAPDPREASLNAVR
- a CDS encoding UDP-N-acetylmuramoyl-L-alanyl-D-glutamate--2,6-diaminopimelate ligase, with product MSQPTPDDRTLGALFPEADAAIAGRPVAGLTADSRKVVPDGVFVAVPGTAADGRRFAAAAAAAGAVAVAGEGTRPADLPEATAWIEVADARRALALAAARLSGRQPETVVAVTGTSGKSSVADFVRQILSRLGREAASLGTVGIVTNRGAEYGSLTTPDPVTLHETLARLAKEGITDLAMEASSHGIEQRRLDGVELTAAAFTNLGRDHLDYHPTIEDYLDAKLRLFTTLLPKGRPVVVNADGAYAERVIGVADAAGHVIRTTGRGGDFIRLVEAGTEGFAQSLTLAHDGKDYRVRLPLVGGFQVENALVAAGLALATPAGQADPAGVFAALEGLTGVPGRMERIGEAKGGLCLVDYAHKPEALEHVLTALRPFASGRLVVVFGCGGNRDAGKRPIMGAIAARLADRVIVTDDNPRNEEPAAIRAAILAAAPGAEEIGDRAEAIRAGVRDLRAGDVLVVAGKGHETGQIVGPRVLPFSDHDTLRAAIAELNG
- a CDS encoding penicillin-binding protein 2; its protein translation is MSHDPSQEDPSQEGPSLGLQHAQPDARATDAAVPEPGADRVVASEPPVSALTRLTRIMFRLAIERSHARVALVGLAFTAVFVTISVRLIVMAATPASNSDEHRVAAAATTTIRPDIIDRNGEILATDIRTVSVFAEPKRMVRTFDTDEAVELLTAVLPELNAAELRAKLSSKKGFVWIKREITPKQQLEVHRLGIPGVGFLPDHKRVYPNGVAAAHVIGATNLDNIGIAGIEKYIDNRGNKALNEFGLVAKQTDLSPIQLSLDLRAQFALRDELVKGVEKFKAKAGASMILDVTTGEVVALASYPDFDPNEPKDALSDDRINRMNVGVYEMGSTFKAMTLAMALDSGKYNVNSTFDTRGGVLHWGRQKIHDYHATGRVLTMPEVFTHSSNIGSAKMALGVGVPGHRAFLKKMGLLDRMRTELPESAAPILPPRWAEINTITIAFGHGIAVAPIQAAAAVAAIINGGDLMTPTFLKTDEPTARGKASHVMKPEASEAMRFIMRLNAVEGSAKKASIPLYYVGGKTGTAEKVINGRYAKNRLFTTFMAAAPMDKPKYLFLTIMDEPQGLPETGGYATAAYNSGTVTGKIIERAAPILGLAPRFDPPVKPFPLMVKLGAYHATMVDGQ